A region from the Lycium barbarum isolate Lr01 chromosome 8, ASM1917538v2, whole genome shotgun sequence genome encodes:
- the LOC132607672 gene encoding pentatricopeptide repeat-containing protein At3g22470, mitochondrial-like gives MHRADSAFSVLAIHLKNDIPFDVVTFTTLIRGLFAENKVKDAVELFKKLGNAKPNVYTYSIVIDALCKDGNLDIAINLLNVMKMKGIPPDIVTYGSLIDGWCKLSQWEKVRSLFSEMVNLNIYPDVRTFTMVIDGLCKEGKVEDAEELMKHMVENGAEPNIFTYNAIMDGYCLCGQLNRAKRVFDSMKDQNIERDIISYNILINGYRREKKMDEAMQLLGEISQKGTKPDIFTYNTILQGLFEVGRIGDAKKIYAEMLSAESVPDLYT, from the exons ATGCATCGTGCTGATTCTGCATTTTCTGTGTTAGCCATTCACTTGAAGAATGACATTCCATTTGATGTTGTAACTTTTACGACCCTAATTAGGGGATTATTTGCTGAAAATAAGGTCAAAGATGCGGTTGAATTGTTCAAGAAGTTG GGGAACGCTAAGCCCAACGTATATACCTACAGCATTGTTATAGATGCCCTTTGTAAAGATGGAAACTTAGATATTGCTATCAACCTTTTGAACGTGATGAAGATGAAAGGCATTCCTCCAGACATAGTCACATATGGTTCATTGATTGATGGTTGGTGTAAGCTTAGTCAGTGGGAGAAGGTTAGGTCTTTGTTCTCTGAGATGGTGAACCTTAATATTTATCCAGATGTGCGCACCTTCACCATGGTGATAGATGGACTATGCAAAGAAGGAAAAGTCGAAGATGCCGAGGAATTAATGAAACACATGGTCGAAAACGGTGCAGAGCCTAATATATTCACCTACAATGCAATAATGGATGGATATTGTTTGTGTGGACAACTGAATAGAGCGAAGAGGGTTTTTGATTCCATGAAAGACCAGAACATTGAACGTGACATTATTAGCTATAACATATTAATAAATGGATACCGTAGGGAAAAGAAAATGGATGAGGCCATGCAATTGCTTGGTGAAATTTCTCAAAAGGGAACAAAACCTGATATCTTTACGTACAATACTATTTTGCAAGGTTTATTTGAAGTTGGAAGAATTGGCGATGCAAAAAAGATTTATGCCGAGATGCTATCTGCGGAGTCTGTACCTGATTTATACACTTAG